The sequence CCACGACCAGCGCGGTGAGAGCAACCAGTCCGGTGACGGCGACGGCCGAGCTTTCGCCCGTCCGTTCCCTCGCCTTCGCCATGACGAGGAGGATGCCGATCACTCCGGGCACGACGAGCAACGCCGCCGCGAGGATGCGCCATGCTTCCACGCCGTCCGACGGTACTGGCTAGGGTGTTCGACCATGAGTGCCACGAAGTGGGAATACGCCACGGTGCCCCTGCTGATCCACGCCACCAAGCAGATCCTCGACCAGTGGGGAGAGGACGGCTGGGAGCTAGTCACGGTCCTGCCGAACCCGAGCGGCGAGCAGCACGTCGCCTACCTCAAGCGGCCGAAGAACTGAAGGGGCGGATCATGAAGTGGAGCGCGAGGCTCGACCAGCTCGGTATCGAACTGCCCGCCGTCGCGGCTCCGGTCGCGGCCTACGTCCCGGCCGTGCGCACGGGCTCGCACGTCTACACGTCGGGGCAGCTGCCGTTCGTCGGCGGTGAACTCGCGGCCACCGGCAAGGTCGGGGCCGAGGTCAGTCCCGAGGAGGCCAAGCAGCACGCGCGGACCGCGGCGCTGAACGGTCTCGCCGCCGTGCACGCCCTCGTCGGTATCGACTCGGTGGTGCGGGTGGTGAAGGTCGTCGGATACGTCGCGTCGAGCGAGGGCTTCGGCGGTCAGCCCGCTGTCATCAACGGTGCTTCCGAGCTGCTCGGCGAGGTGTTCGGCGAGGCGGGCGCGCACGCGCGAGCGGCCGTGGGGGTCGCCGAGCTTCCGCTGGGCGCGCCTGTCGAGGTCGAGCTCATCGTGGAGGTCGAGTGATGGACCCCGACATCGAGAACTCCTGCCACGAGCTGCTGCTGCGGCTCGCGGGCCGGTTACCCGACCGGTTGCTGTGGCGGTTCCGCGACTGGCTCGGAGAAGGTGCGATGGGCACCCTCGCCCGTACGCTGCCGAAGACTTTGCTCAAGCACAGGATTGATCTCGACCAGTCGGAGTATCGCCTGTTGGTCGCCGGTCTCATCCCACACGGTGCCGACTGGCACGAGGTCAGTTCGACCCTCGGGGTGGACGCGTCGAGCGAGAACCGGTACACATTCACGACGGGTGCGCCCGATTGGGTGAACACCGTCGATTCGGTGTCCGTGGTGGTTCACGCAACGTTGCGGGGACGCCCGGACGTGGGTGAGGTCCGGGAGAGCTGGCGGCATGACCGTGGGTCCGCTGAGGAGCCCGTTGAGGGAGCCAAGCGGGTCCTGCTGGTCACGGCGGTCTCCGGGCTCGCCCGCCTCACTGGGGAACTTCAACGTGTCCTCCGTGTCCTTGGCGACGAATCGCCCAGCGTCGAGGTTCTGCCGGCGCAGGTCGAACTTCCCGCCTATCACGAGGCTGCACTCGCGAACTCCCGGTTCGTGTGCGTGGGCGCCGTGGACGCCGGTCACCACAGGCTTGTACCCGCATAGCGCTCGCCTCACCGCGGGCTGGAGGGAGATGGGGGATGGTGGACGAAGGTCTGCCCAAGGACGGCTTCGCGGTGCCGCTGCGGCTGCACAACGTCCTGCTGGCGCTGGCGGGCCGGCTCGACGACAGCGCGCTGTCCGAAGCGCGTGAGCTCGTCGCCCGTTCACATCTGGACGACGCGGCGGAACTCGCCGTCGGCGCGCTGATCGCGGGCCGCATCATGGTGCGGCCGAGCGAGCAGCGCGAACTGGCACTCGTGCTGGAGATGAGCCGGTCGGACGCCGCGTTGGCCGACCAGCTCACCGTCGGCGAGTCCGTTCCCGGCTACACACACCGGTTCAGCAGGGACAACGATCCCGACGCGGGCATCGCGGAGGCGCTCGACCGCACTCTCCAGGTGCTGCCGGACGTGCGGTCGGTGCACGCGGTGTGGCGTAACACACCGGCGGGCAGCGTGCCTGGCCCGCTGCCCCAGCGGGTGGTGCTCATCGAGATCGGTCCCGAGGCTCATCCGCCCGCCGTGGCGTTCCGCGTTGACGACGCACTCCGCCGGAGCGGTATCAGGGCGGTCGTCGAGGTCACGGGGCCGAGCGCCGAACGCACCGACTACCACGAGGCGGCTCTCGCGACAGCCACGCCGGCGTGGCTGGCTTCGGGGCAGGGCGCAGGCGACACAGGCGGGCGCAAGTCGCGTTCGAGGTCGTCCCGCAAGATCACCGCGGGTGCCGCGAGGGCGAGGTCGGAGTCGGAGTCGGAGTCGGCCCGGCATGCCTCGCACGATGCCTACACCGCGCCCGAGCGGTTCGAACAGCAGGAGCGGTTCGAGCAGCCCCGGCAGGAGGAGCAGTACGAGCAGTACGAGCAGTACGAGCGGTTCCAGTCGCCCCGCCAGGAGGAGCACGAACGGTTCCAGTCCTCCCGGCAGGACGAGCCGGTCCAACCGATCGAGCAGCGGTGGAGCGAACCCCCAGCTGTCGCCCCACACGACCCTGCGGAGTTCCCGGAGGCCGGGGACGAGCAGGCGAACGCCGCAGCGCCGGTGGTCGAGGCAGGGCAACCGGCGGCTTCCTCTTCCACCGACCCGGCCGTCGAAGTCTCGGCCACCGATGTGCCTGCCGTCGAAGCTGCTCCCGCCGACCTGGCTTCCGAGGCGCCGGCCGTCGAGGCTCAGGTCGTGGAGGCTCAGGTCGTGGAGGCTCAGGTCACCGAGGAACCGTGGCCCGAACCCAGGGTCGAGCCGTCCTCGCGCGCCGAGAAGCCGGAAAAGTCGGATAAGTCGGAAAAGCCGTCGTTCTCGGCCGACGAGCTGGCCGAATTGGAGAACCGCGTCGCCGAGACCACCGAGATGAGCCCGGAAGAGGTCGCGCAGCTTCGTGCCGCGATCGCCGAGGACTACGAGAAGGGCAGGGAGATCGCGGGGCTGTCCGCCAGCATGGTCGAACTTCCTGAGCTCGCTCTCGACGACCCTCAGCTTTCCGAGCGTGACAGGCAGTTACTGCGCGAGCTGCACGCCGAACTCGCGGAGCGTGAACGTGCGGAAGCGACGAGGACCAACGGGGCCGAACTTCCGTGGGGCGAAGGGTCGAAGGGGTGACCGGCGGTATCGTGCGGCCGTGACTCACTCTCCGAACCAGGCGGGTGAACGCTCGTTCGTGGTACCCGCGAGCGTCGTTCCCCCGCAGCCGCCGGACCCGCCGTCGAAGCCGGTTCCGGCGAAGGACTCCGCCACCGTCGCGCTGGTGCGTGATGCTGACGGCTCCGGGGTCGAGGTCTTCCTTCAGCGGCGGGTCAGGACGATGGCCTTCGCGTCGGGCATGACGGTCTTCCCCGGAGGCGGGGTTGACGCTCGGGACGCCGACGCCTCGGTCGGCTGGGTCGGCCCGCCCGCGACGCTCTGGGCTCGCTGGTTCTCCTGCTCGGAGCCGCTCGCGAGGGCACTGGTGTGCGCCGTCGTGCGGGAGGCGTTCGAGGAGTCCGGCGTCCTGTTGGCGGGTACGGCCTCGACCGTCGTGTCCGACACGAGCGTCTTCGCCGACGCGCGCCGCGCGCTGATCTCCGGGGAGCTGTCCCTCGCGAAGTTCCTCTCCGACGCGGGATTGATGCTCAGGGCCGACCTGCTGCGGCCGTGGGCGAACTGGGTCACTCCGGAGGACGAGCCCCGCAGGTACGACGCGCGTTTCTTCGTCGCGGCGCTTCCGGAGGGACAGACCGCGGATGGCGCGACGACCGAGGCCGAATCGACGTACTGGCAGCGGCCTGCCGACGCGATCGCCGACGCCGAAGCAGGTCGTGCGGCGTTGATGCCGCCGACGTGGCACACACTGACCGAGATCGGGCGGTTCGCGTCGGTAAAGGACGTTCTGGCGTGCGAGCGAACCATTCGCCGGATCATGCCAAGGCTGGTGTGGAACGGCGACCGCGTCGTGGTGGAGTTGTGATGAACCATCCCGCCTACGGTGTGCTGCGCCGTGTCTCACCGATCGCGACGGTGCTGCTGGAGAACAATCCCTCGACGATGACGCTCGACGGCACCAACACGTGGATTCTCCAGGCACCAGGCCGTTCGGGGCGGGTCGTGGTGGACCCGGGCCACGCGCTCGACGACCACGTGGATGTGCTGGCCGCGCTCGGTGATGTGGAACTGGTGCTGCTCACGCACTGGCACCCCGACCACTCCGAGGCCGCGCCGGCGCTCGCGCAGCGTCTCGACGCACCCGTGCGCGCGTTCGACCCCGGTCTCTGCCACGCGGCCGACCCCATCGAGGACGGGGAGACGGTGCGCGCGGCCGGGCTGACGCTGGAGGTCGTGCACACGCCGGGCCACACCGACGACTCGGTGGTACTCAGGGTCGATCACGACGACGTGACCCATGTCATCACCGGTGACACGGTGCTCGGGAGGGGCACCACCGTGCTCACCCACCTCGGCGACTACCTCGCCTCCCTGCGCACACTGCGCGGTTTGCCGCCCGGGTCGCTCGGTCTGCCTGGGCACGGGCCCGAACTGGCCGATCTCGCGACCACAGCGGCGGAGTACCTGCACCACAGGGAGCAGCGCCTCGACCAGGTGCGGCAGGCGCTGCGGCGGTTGGGTGACGACGCCACGCCACAGCAGGTTGTCGAGGTGGTCTACGCCGACGTCGATCGAGCGCTGTGGGCTCCCGCGACGGAGAGCGTGCGTGCGCAGCTCGACTACCTGCGCACGCACGGCTGAGCTCAGGCGAGCGCGGCGTCCGGCCGCTCGGTGGCGGGCCGCTCCACTTCCGGCGTGACGGCGCGCACGGACGCCTTCCTCGCCCACACGACGCCGGCCAGCACGAGCGCGCAGGCACCGGCCACGAGGAAAGCCACCGGCGGGCCGCCGCGCTCGACGAGAAAGCCGCTCGCCGACTGCCCTGCGGCCAGGCCGAGGGTGATGGCCGTGAGCACCCAGCCGAAGGCCTCCGCTGCCGTGCCCTTCGGCGCGACGAGCTCGATCGCCATCGAGTGGCTCGTGGACTGAGGTGTGATGAGGGCACCGGCGAGGAGCATCGCGACCCCGAGTCCCCACAGCGTTGACGGCAGGGCCAGCAAGGCGACGCTCGCGCCGAACAGGGCGAGGAGCACGGCGAGGCGAGGCCCCAGCGGCCTCGGCCACGGCCTGAGGCTGAACAGGACGCCGAAGGCGACGGAACTCACCGACCACACCGAGAGCAGCACGCCGCCCAGCGCGGTGTTGCCCGCCTCGGTGGCCGCGGCCGGTACGGCGAC comes from Saccharomonospora xinjiangensis XJ-54 and encodes:
- a CDS encoding RidA family protein, whose translation is MKWSARLDQLGIELPAVAAPVAAYVPAVRTGSHVYTSGQLPFVGGELAATGKVGAEVSPEEAKQHARTAALNGLAAVHALVGIDSVVRVVKVVGYVASSEGFGGQPAVINGASELLGEVFGEAGAHARAAVGVAELPLGAPVEVELIVEVE
- a CDS encoding MBL fold metallo-hydrolase — protein: MNHPAYGVLRRVSPIATVLLENNPSTMTLDGTNTWILQAPGRSGRVVVDPGHALDDHVDVLAALGDVELVLLTHWHPDHSEAAPALAQRLDAPVRAFDPGLCHAADPIEDGETVRAAGLTLEVVHTPGHTDDSVVLRVDHDDVTHVITGDTVLGRGTTVLTHLGDYLASLRTLRGLPPGSLGLPGHGPELADLATTAAEYLHHREQRLDQVRQALRRLGDDATPQQVVEVVYADVDRALWAPATESVRAQLDYLRTHG
- a CDS encoding DUF4177 domain-containing protein; this encodes MSATKWEYATVPLLIHATKQILDQWGEDGWELVTVLPNPSGEQHVAYLKRPKN
- a CDS encoding NUDIX hydrolase; translation: MTHSPNQAGERSFVVPASVVPPQPPDPPSKPVPAKDSATVALVRDADGSGVEVFLQRRVRTMAFASGMTVFPGGGVDARDADASVGWVGPPATLWARWFSCSEPLARALVCAVVREAFEESGVLLAGTASTVVSDTSVFADARRALISGELSLAKFLSDAGLMLRADLLRPWANWVTPEDEPRRYDARFFVAALPEGQTADGATTEAESTYWQRPADAIADAEAGRAALMPPTWHTLTEIGRFASVKDVLACERTIRRIMPRLVWNGDRVVVEL